The window TAAAAGTacagtttgatgctgtaaagaacgatatttcataggaacctagaatgctAGGTCTATGAatgaaggtaaattggaagtggtcaaacagaagatgacaAGTGTGAACATCAGACTTTCAGGATTCAATGAATTAAAATTCACtggaatggacaaatttaattcagatgaccattcaAAAGCCCGACAGTTTATACAAATGCACTTTTATATAAACACAGGCATTGAGATAAAGCCTCATGTTCCTCTTAATTATTTCAGAATAGAAAGTGAAACTATGaaggtgaaaatgtaaatttaatattGAAATAAGAGAAATGTAGGAATTTgttggcatcaccaacataaATTTTAATCTACAGTATCCTGCATGATCAGGTTCCTACTTGGGAGATGAGTTGTAATTAGTAAttatatgaaagaaattatatgtaattatatgaAAGATGGCTGATGAGTTGACCTTGAAAGAGAAGTAGCAGATGCATCAGTGATTGTTTGCACTGGGAACCATGCCTCCCAGTTGCAGTTTAGGGAAAATATCCTCATGGGCTGACATATTGCTGTATCTAACTGTAAAGGTACAAGGCTGATCATCAGTCAAAATCATGTATCTGCAAAGGAGATATGATGTGGtactgagaaacagaaaatgtcGTAGTAACAAAATTCTCCCTGTGACCATTTGCTTGATTGTAGTTGCTCTGTGAACCCTGATATAAAAAGATCAACAGATTTTAAACATCAGTTTGATCTATCACACTTCGCTCTTTCAGTCTAACTGAAAttgatgatgaagaaaaaaaaatcactttgagtTGGGACACTTGCACTAGCAACTATGTGGCTTATAGAAGGATTTCATATGAAAGACACACTTACCATTGTGGAGGCTGAAAATACACACTCTCCTCTAGTTTCGAGAAGAATCCAGGAGATACGATCATCCACATTACTCCGTCCTTTAGCATGCTTCATCTTGTATTCTCAAACTAATGAACGTACTGGAAAGATATTTTTAGAGCCAACTCTTCTTTTCATTCTTAGTAAAAGTTGGGGATAGCAATCTCAAACTAATGAAGGTACTGGAGAGATATTTTTAGTGCCaactcttcttttcatttttagtaaaAGTTGGGGATAGCATTGCTTAACATTTGGATTATGAGATGACTTCAACTAAAACCAAAGAAGAACATTATTAGTGACTTTTCAAACCAAGGTAAAATAGAGAAACATAGCCAGACTTGAAATATCATCCTTTAAACATACAAAGATAATAGCCTCAAATAATACACCTCCACtaatagttttaaaaacttaaatattcaaatttatttcctcatgtaacaatatattatatatccaCACCATATACTCCTTTAAGTGCTTCAGGATTTCTCTCTGCTTCCAAGTTTCTAGGggaacttaaaatttaaatttattacacTTAAAATGTCTTAACATCCGGTTCTTCTCAACTtgagaagaatagaaaaatatttcagcagcatattatttcttttaaagtcagTTTTAGCTACCTATGTTAACACAGTTAAATGgtcactatatttaaaaaatatatatttcctataaTAATTGAAATTTATGGAGTGCCTTGCTCAAAACAGAGACTTCTTTTACTCCTGCCAGACGGTCAGCTAGTGAAGCAGATCTTTGTGAAAAAGCCATCACATTTTACAGGTACTTGGAGTTTTGGAACCCTGGTGGTGTCAGTTTTGCTGAGGAGCCAGCAATCACAGGCAGAAATGTTATGGCGCTAATGGGATCATCTTCTAGTTTGCGGTGGCAGAAGCATGGGTGGTAGTTCTGGCTAGTCTTTTTCTATCACCTAATAGTAGGTCTTAGCATGTGGCAAGAGGGGAAAATTCAATACTCTCACCACCTCACTGGGTGACTGAGCCCTAAGGTCCTGCTTCTTTGTCAGTTTGGGAATTTTCAAAAGCCATTCCTTTCTACAATACACACCTTGTCATCACAGATCCAACATTCCATCTCCACATAGTCAAAAACCAACCCTCCCAGGTTGGCTTTCTAACCCCATGTTTCATCTTCCACACTACTTGACCTGCATTGCAGTTTGGGGGATGCAGGACCACACCACACATTCTCTGTTTGATTCTCACTCTAGACAAACTAAATGTCATCAGCTTCTTCACCTTGCTTCCTTTCAGtcaaaagaaatttaagtttAGTGAGGTGACTTACCTGAATCCTCAATCTATTTCCTGCTTCTCCAAATCCCAACCCAGGACACatgtttgtttctatttgtctCATCCTCCTTCTCCCATCTTCCCTCCATTCTTCCCAGTTATGTCTACTTTTCATATAGTCTTCTCTGTTGAGCAAGATCTTCTGATAATATTCATTTGATGCTCTGGAGGAACTGTTGCCTTTATAGAAGGATTATTTGTGATGCCTCCCTGGAGAGAGTTGCACTCAATgtgctctttattttctgccaaatcaaaagttttgatttcctttctaGGCAAACTAGGTAATTCCTTTAGACATGCTGGTGAAACAACAAACTTTGCTTGATATGAATTAATCTGTCTGATGGGAGGTTACATACATACTCACATAATTGGTACTTCGCTAACATGAACATTCAAATaagcacatttatttttcctaaaatttctgCTAATAAGAAATTCTCATCAGCTTGAGGAAACATAGTTCTTTTCCAGATAAGTGATGGTACAGGAATTGTACTCAAAGTCagtcagttcctgaaaatatctagctATTTATCAAACTGTCCTGACGTTTTCCTAGAGCACAGATTCCTTCTGTCCTGGAAACTTAACTGTTTTAAGAGGGTGTCAAAGGCCAGAGACTGGCATGGGAGTAATTTAATTCTTGTATAAGAAGATGGCAAATGCCCAGGAATGtaacaatatgtagatgatagcTTGAAaaagagagactgagagaaaaaatatatatatatatatatatataaagaaaagagaacaggCAGGTATAATTAGTCATACTCATGTAATGTAATAGGTAAACGTTAATTTGAgtttggatcataggaaaaagcAAGGGGTTTCATAAAGTCTCTGGCTTTTCTAGCTTCTCTGATTAAAATTACTCTTGAAAACGAGGAGgtctacaggcttcccaggtctTGAACTGTTTGAGTCATCAACAACTTTGGCTATTTCCTGTTGACATGGAGTTGGAAATAATTTTGAGATCTAAGTTTGGTATCAACATTTTCTGCTATGGAAACATATCTGCCTATTTTATATAGATAattgtatatctatatacataaatatgcatataaatatgtatatatgctgtcacttcagtcgtgtccaactctgtatgaccccagagatggcagcccaccaggctcaccagtccctgggattctccaggcaagaacactggagtgggttgccatttccttctcagtattACACAaagtaagatcatgacatctggtcccacaGTTTCATGGGAAATGGAAGTGGAAAAGACAGTGACAGATTACCTCTTTTGGCtctaaattcactgcagatggtgatggaagctataaaattagaagacaatttcttcctggaagaaaagctctcaCAAATTTagaaagcatgttaaaaagtGAAGACATGACTTGATCAATGGAGGCACTTTGAGTCACatctatggtctttccagtagacatgtacagatgtgagaacacCAAACTGCTCTGCTAGGAATGACTTGTGTGTATCcattgaattgcaaggagatcaatccagtcaaacataaaggaaatcaactctgaagaaGAATTAgaatcactgatgctgaagatgagtCTTCAAAGCTTTGACCACCtgagcaaagaaatgactcactagaaaagaaacTGATTCTTAGGAAACAATGAAATCAGGAGGAGACATGGGTGAGAATGAAGGAGAAGGTTGTATAGCTTCACCCATTCAATGGATATGATTTCAGGCAGACCCTGGGTGATGCAGAGGGCAGAAAgccctcgtgtgctgcagtccaaggggtcacagagagtaagaCATGGCtttgtgactgaataacaacaagatTTCAGTTAATAAAATGGATCTTCCAGAGTCATGGTGGAGGTCTCATAATGTTAGAGGAATAGGAGGCACAGTCCACTTTCTCCCACACAATCCATCAAAGGATCAACTGCACATGAAACACCTTCCAGAAATCAACTTGAACGATGTTGATGGTCCCTAGAAACCGAGAAATGAAAACCCATCTCTtaaaaaggaggtaggacaaaataagAGATGTAAGTGAAGAAAAGCTTTTAGGGATCGAGACTCCCTTGGAGAGGGAGTCGTAAAGgaggaaaattaaaacaagataggAAACCCTCTCTCATAGGtgtcagtgggaaaaaaaaaaaaaaaaacagaaccaggggaagaagaacaaaaacacaGATTATGCCAATAAATGCAATTACTAGCCAAGAAGTCACTCAGATGCTTCTGTCTACAGTCATACACGAGGTCTGGGAGGGAGACCTGTGATGTATCAAACACAGTATTGTTAGAACCAGGATTTagtgccctgaggacaatctgatgGAGCTAATGTGACAAAGAAACATAAACCATGGGAAAACTAGAGACAGCCATTTTAGAAAGGACTTTTTCTACAAGAAGGCTGTAAGTCCACATAGTGAACCATGGCACACTCACAGaccagaaaactagaaaataccAAAGAAGACCAAGCCAGCTTCCATTGAAGACCCTTTCCTCCATGGAGGTAGAGAGGAATGTATATGACTGCCAGAGGCAGAAGGAAATAGGTTACTAGTATCTTGGTCCTACAGACATCCCCTACCAAGCTCTAAGCTGGTTGAAATTTGCTAATGATGAATTCCTGAGTTCATGGACAGTTCACATAGGCCAGGATCATGACAGCCTGGGGTCAGCCACCCTGAAGAGACACATGGAACACCTGAGGCTGTGGGCTCTGGCACAGGTAGCAAACTGTGTGGTTGAGACCAGAGAGCTGCATAAGGCATGGGCCACCTAGGACTGTGCCCTGTCCTCCAACCAGCCATCTGAGATTTTGGACTTGTGAAGAGCAAAAAGCACAGAGCCAATCATGGTCATTGCCCTTGCTGAGCACCTAAGTGCCTGACTGGCTGGGAAGTGCATGAAACACACGGCCCACTTGGGACAGTGCCCTCACGTATCAACAGGGAGGCTGAGCAGTGTGGACCCAGGAAGAACACATCACGTTTGTCAGTGGCAAGCCCAATGTGATCAATCCACCTCAAGCACCCCCACATATCCCAGAGGTATTTGTTTTCAGTGTCCCACCTCACCGCCAAAACACTGAGCAAGTGAGGTCAAATAAGAGGCTACTGCACCCTCGTTTCATGTTGAAAACCAGATATGGAGAGGCtttcaaataaaagaaggaaatataaacaaaGGAGCATAAGCCAACCCAGAAGTGATAGGTTCAACAGAATAAGTCTTCAATTAATGCCAATTAATTCAATTAATGTTCAACTGAGGGACAATAGTAGAATTTGACAACAAGTACAAGCTTCAACTAGGGACTATCTGACACTGTACTGACACTAaaatgcaaactttttttttttttttttaattctgagatCTATTTCTGTAtgatttctttaacttttaacaaTGCTAGGCCTTTTTAATACctaaacttttatttctattaactaTTATTAcctttcaaataaaaacacatacatCTGTGTTTTAAACACTTCTTATATATATAAGAATGAATTTGACctccgttttcttttttttttttttttttttgcactattTAAATGAGTCTAATTTTTATTCTTGgttcttaacttttgctttccAAAAATGGTTATCAATGTTGTAACTTTAGGAATACAATCTTTAGGATCTGATTTCACTAATGAGGGCATCAGATTTCAGACACGCTGAAACCATAATCTCAAAAACCTAGTCAATCTtgtcacatggactgcagccttgtctaactcaatgaaagtaagccatgccatgtggtgcCACCcaggatgggcgggtcatggtcgAGAGGTCTGACAGGATGtggtccatggagaagggaatggcaaactacatcagtattcttgccttgagaaccccatgaacagtatgaaacacatgataggatactgaaagaggaaatccCTGGGTCGGttggtgtccaatatgctactggagatcagtggagaaataactccagaaagaaagaagggatgaagacaaagcaaaaccaatacccagctatggatgtgactgactagaggcaaggtctgatgctgtaaacagcaacaTTACATAGGAAATTGGAATGtcagttccatgaatcaaggcaaactggaagtggtcgaACCGGACATGGTAAAAGTGAACATCAACAGTCTAGGTATCAGCGAACtaaaagggactggaatgggtgaatttaactcagatgaccattatatctactactgtgagcaggaatcccttagaagaaatggaggagccagcatggtcaacaaaagagtcttacatgcagtacttggatgcaatctcaaagatgaaagaatgatctctgttggtttccaaggcaaaccattcaatatcatggtaatccaagcctttGCCCCAAcgagaaatgctgaagaagctgaagttgaatggtactatgaagacctgcaagatcttttagaactaatatccaaaaaagatatccttttctttaaaggggactggaatgcaaaggtaagaagtcaagaaacacttggagtaacaggcaaatttggccttggaatactaaatgaagcagggcaaaggctaatagagtttttccaagagaacacactggtcatagcaaacaccctcttccaacaacacaagagaagatggtcaacaccaaaatcaccaaaatcagattaattctacctttgcagccaaagatggagaaactctatacagtcagcaaaaacaagaccaggagctgactgtagctcagatcatgaactccttttttgccaaattcagacttgaattaaagaaagtagggaaaaccactagaccattca of the Bos mutus isolate GX-2022 unplaced genomic scaffold, NWIPB_WYAK_1.1 CTG352, whole genome shotgun sequence genome contains:
- the LOC138986989 gene encoding heat shock transcription factor, Y-linked-like, encoding SASLADRLAGVKEVSVLSKLKSSHNPNVKQCYPQLLLKMKRRVGTKNISPVPSLGSQSNYNQANGHRENFVTTTFSVSQYHIISPLQIHDFD